The DNA segment CACTGTCCAGACAACCTCATCACTACTCCAATGCTTCTCAAGCATAATCTGAAAATTACATTCAGCTTCCTGTCTGAAATTTGCTTTACAAAGTGCACATATCAGAGCCTTGTAAGCTGATAAGTTAGGCTGAAAACCTATTGTAACCATAGAGTCAAAGATTTTAAGAGCAGATTCCACTTCCAAGTTCTTACATTGGCCAACCAATAGAGCATGATAAAGTTCTTCACTAGGTTGCAAACCTCTCTCTTTCATGCTCACGACCAGCTGATCTGCCTCGTAGCATCTGCCCTCACCACACAAGCCTCTCACTAAAGTGGTATAGGTATCGACGTTAGGCTCACATCCATAGGAAGACAATCTAGCCAGGAGATTGTACATTGTATGTGTGCTGATACATTTCTCATCAGAACTACAAGTATGCATGATTTCATGTTGGGCGTCAACTTTTTCCGTAAGCGACTGGATTCCCTTTTGCAATCCCTTCAGCAATACGCCAAAGGTTCGATAATTGGGTCTGCAGCCAACATCAATCATTTGCCTGCAAAGGAGAAATGCATGCTCAATTCTGCCAAGTGCAACAAGACCATCCATAAGAGAAGTAAAAGTTATCTCATCAGGGGTTACTCCTTTCTTCTCCATTTCATCAAGTAACCTTTCTGCATCCTCAGCCCGACCTTCTTGACATAAACCATAAATTAGGGAACTATAAGTATATAGATTTggaaaataatttcttttctccATTTCATGAAAAATCTTGAATGCAAGATCTGTCCTCCCGTTCCTACACAGCCCATCAATAAAGGATGTGTAGGTAATGACATTTGGAACCAAGCCTTGCTTCACCATTTTACAACAGAAATTCTCTGCTTCAGAAATGCGATTGATTTTAGAGAAACCACTTATCATCACATTGTAGGTTTCACTACTTGGAAGATTTCCACTTTCCACCATCTTCCCAAACAATGCCAAAGCATCATCCACTTTTTCCAAAGTGAAATATCCATCAATCATAGCTGTATATGTAACTTGATTTGGAGAAACACCATGTTCCAACATTTCATTGAAAAGAGAAGATGCTTGATCCAATTTTCCCCTTTTAGAAAACCCTGAAATAAGTTCAGTATAGGTCCAAACATCTGGCTTAAATCCATTGCCCTTCATCATTTCTAACAATCTCATTGCATTGTTCATATACCCCTGTTTGCAATATCCATGAATAAGTGTATTGTAAGTTATCACATTTGGGGAAGGACCAGCCTTGAGCATTTTGTCAAAGAGAACCATTGCCTTCTGAATGTCAGCCATTGAGCAAAAGcctttaattatttcattatatGTTTGTGTATTTGGCAAACTGTCATGACTCACCATCCATCGGAAGATGGTAATAGCAGTTTCAAATCTTCCCTCCACACACAATTGATTAATCAGGGCATTATATGTGACAGTTGTTGGAACCAATCCATCAGCCAACATCTTGTGATATAGACCAATTGCAACCTGAAATTTCCCATCTCGTGATAAACCACTGATTAGTGCTGTAAATGTTTGAACATTTGGAGCACATCtgctctttttcatttttcctagaAGCTCTACTGCCACACTAGAACGACCGGCGTCACATAATGAAACTATTGGAATGGTGTATGTGTATACTGTTGGTTCAATCCCTTTCTCAACCATTTCTTCAAGCAAATCCATGGCTTCTTCTAACCTCCCTTCGCTACATAGTCCATTGATAAGGGTTGTATAAGTCACCGAATTCGGATCACACCCGTCTTTCACCATTCGATCAAACATCTCAAAAgctaaatctaaattttgatttctacaaTGCCCAAGAATCAAAGATGTATATGTAAAAGCATCTGGACAGGCATCATAATGAAAAATTTCACTCATAATCAACTCTGCCTCTTGCACCTTTCCTTTCttgcataaaatattaatcattGTATTAAATGTCAATAAACTGGGTTTGATCCCGCTGTTAAGCATCTCAATGTACACATCTCGAGCTAAACCGACCATCTCAAACTTGCCCAACTGAATCAAAAGAGTATTAAAACTATACAAAGTATACCCAAAACCATATTTGGTATTAATCTCACTCAAAAACTgaattaccctcttaacctctCCCTCATTCCTACATGATTTAATCATTAGAATTCTTACATGGTCTGCAGGTGCAAGAAGACGATCCCGGACTAGCCTATTCAGCATCGAAATAAAGCAACTCATATCGTGTTTGAAAAAATTCCTCCTCGAAACCCAGTAGAAGAAGCGCAAGACTGAATCCGTGTTCTTGTGCGTTTCGAGGATCTTCACTACGTGATGGGGTTTGAGTTTGGCGGTCAAATGGCAAAGCTTTAAATTCCGTTCCCAGTTGGGACCGGAAAGAATGTTAGAGATTTTAGAGACTAATTCAGGGAAAGGGTCCGTGGTGGATGAAAGTGAAAGGGGTGAAGAAGGGTGCGGCTCCGATGAGAAATTGAAGGATTGGCGAGAACCCAGAAGAGAAAAGAGGATATGGAAGCACATACGAGGTGGGGTTTTGTGGGGTTTTAACATTTCGGATTGTAGGCAGTGATGAAGTTTCTGAAGGAGTCAAAGATCTGGGAGATGGTGTTGCGGGATTGAGCAAATAGAGATGGGGGATTGTGGCGTGAGAGATCGGCGAGCTGGGCAACGTGGTCATTGGGGAACCATAGCTCTAGTCTAGCTCCAACCTCCAACCTCCAAacaggggaagaagaaaaggcAAATTGAAAAGAGCCGCAGCCGCCAATCTGCTGAAGTTTCGAAGTTCTCCTCGATAAAATCCTGTTTAatctaaaaggaaaaatatgtCAAATTTCATACCAAAAAACAAGGGTTtgattttttctctctaaagaaaaagggtttaatttttttttcttctctttgtagGGATGATCGCTTAGATCCGGTGCATTACTATTTTTATGCAGTATGGAAGGATGACTCCGATCATAATTGATATATTCATTACATTTGGACGATAATAAACATTGTCATCTTTAATGTGATATTATTTAGAAGATAATAGTATAATTATGATAAGTAAAATTAGAGTTGGTAAAATTCTCAGGGATCTTCCCCAATCGAGATAGAGAATCCTAGTTTGACAGGGGATAGGATCAAACTGGAAAAAAATTATGGGGCATTTATGGGGCCCCGTCTGGAGACGGTATCCCCGCCCCGTCTCCGACCCCGAGCctgatttgatatatttatattttcataaatatatatttataatatataaaataatttatttatatatatttataatgtatAGTGTTGAATTGAAACCCAATAATAAATAGTCAATTTCTAACTCTAAGCACAAGAAGTAGTCCAaacttaaaaaactaaaaaaaaaaaagtcctagATTGAATATGGTAAGGGATTCCCGCGAGAAACTAGTAGGGGAATCCCCGTGAAAAACTGGGCCCATGGAGACCCCATTCTCCGACAAGGAATCCCTGTCCCGTCCTCGCCTTCAAATGGCGAGGACGGAGGCGGAGATGGGGTCATTTATTTGGTAGAGTCCGTCATTAATCATTTAGAGTCCATTTGATAACGTTCTaatcatttttttctatttttattttttaagaaactgaTTTGTTTGACAATTATTTTTACttcttatttctaaaatttgagaaatatttaaaaaaaaaaaaagctcaaatttgaaaaactaatATTAACTTTCTTTGGCTGATTGGCACTGAGGCGTGTTAGTCCTATCAATGGACTTGCCTTGAGATCAATTTCTTGGGAAGACcaattcatttcattttttttattttatatatttcgttcttttttatattgatttgacaatatttcttttacatttcttttttacttttacatttattttttctttattagtttttttatatataatatttaatttgattttgaattttgaatttttcaatatttagatttatatattattttaatttttaaattacaaattttcaataggtatatttaaatattttttgaattttgaattttaaatttgcaATATGtgtgtttatatattattttaaatttaaatttattgttttttgtttactaAGACATTCATTATGTTCATTTTAACATTTTACAATCAcgacatttacataataatataattgagttggatttaaatcaatattatttACGACAAATAAATTGAATGAGAAATAATATTGCTAATGGGATGAATAATCATGCAACGTAaccaaataaaatcaataaaccctctaattacatttaatttgagttataaaaacatgcaaaacatattttatagaagAGGGTCTCAAAaccaacatacctttgaagaattcctccaaTCCAAGTTGCTTTTCACGAATTCTCAGCTTCAAGTTCTTAATGAAACACCAAGAgatattctctactattctcaaccttgaatttgagtggtggaactaaAAAATGAAGTGAATTTGTGAAAAGAGTGGAGTGGGTTTTGGTAGGAAGAAGAACTCTTGTGGAGAAACAGATTTCCAGCCAACACCCAAATCTGAGAAAATCAAAGAGTTTTTATCCCCTATCTTCATGCAAGCACTGATGAGAAGAGTCGATGCCACATCCAAGTTCAAGTTTAATGGCCTAGGTGTTCTAATTAGAAACAATCCGCTCTTTTTTCAAGTGAGGTTAGATGTTTCCACTAAGAAActtgatttcaatttgaattttaatctcaattaattcaaaattaattaaatttaaaatttcaaaaaattcaatttctcaaattgaattaaaattgaaaattaatttgattttaattaattaaataataatttaatatcaaatattaaattaatcatccACCTAATTTTCAACATGAATTCTATTTACCTTATTAATGTTTAAATCAAtagttaaatattataaactctccaatttcgtttaattttgataaattaaacgttaattaattatatcgaatataattatacaaatcctaattttaatttgaactattcaaattcaattggaacatttcaaattgaaattcaattttgaatatttcaaattgaaatcattccaaattcactcaatttacaaATCCAATGTGTTCATGTTTTagaagctagtagagggaccttatggacctacagatcgtgagctccaatgatatgagattaattgactaaaactCTATAGAATTAATcgatattcattaactactgagtcataccattatagctcgatagttgcactctccttaatGTAGATATAATCGTgtccacttaatttaaccataatcagtaagtccacccttcacaagttgtttgtaataacggctggatcgaatgttgttttacccctgaaattataTCTtgatccttaagtttcactgaccctttaataaataattggtttgtgattcaatcactaaactagatccctcttgggccaatgagagggtggggcccatgttcaagacctagattcagcacataagagaacaatcttcttcctatccctaaatcgggtaggcatgaatttcatcttgcaccctatgtccccaattatctacccggtcttacccttgaaattggaggtttattgagccggcgctgttgagcaaaccctcacctatgcaaatatagggataatcctaaataaacaagagttcatagttagcttaggattaagatcgagttacctaagtcatctatgtgaaatagtcagtcttaactagtaaacaacgttataaagtaagagtgacttatttcttggtccgatcttacgcatactcattacataggatgcccccactccttatgtcaatacatgaacaaatcagaatcacttcgtttgtagcactttacaataaattgtaaTAACCACAGAGTGGGCCGTAtcctatagtgttaccagaataaggcatccaaccttattcgtatactatagaccgttttggctatttactcgaacttgatccatttttatgtctctacataaagttcaagtactcatatcttagtttattggatttagtttttataattgcaatttacaaattcaatatgGTAATTGCAATtagtagcatttttaggaataataaccaagtatgtaacatcatttaaaaaaattacaaatatagacaagtctatcagacttctatcgttgatagacccttaccagtgatatggtactgttaccaataatatggtatatcactaatagactatttaaatttggccatatttgtaattttttttacattatgttatatctgttaATGTTTTGAgtttaatgtctatatttgcaactgtcccaATTCAATAACAacgttattgaataaatgttgaataacatttttattgataatagaaaatgtttaactttacaaagtgcgagttttaggacatacaacccaacaattgCAAATCAAATTATAGCAACATATAAATGATAGAAAATTTGTATTATAGTTATTAATTTTGCATCGACACTTATGTgtatttgataatataaatgttttataatttaatgcatgctatatttttttattttacatatttaaattatatttaaactataaaataagggaaaatattaggaaaaaaatacaagaaatgattattaaacaagtttctatttctgttttttttttcaagagacAAGAACCAAGAAAtagaaatagttaccaaacatatTTCTATAACTATTTTTGTCTCTAGttcttaaaaaagaagaaactgaAAAAGAAACTGAAAACAAGAAAGAAACGGGAACGTTATCAAACGGGCCCTTAAGGACTGAGAATAGGTCAtccattcaaaaaaaaaaaaagaaaaaaaaaactcttaattTATAACTCGTCACATGAATGCTGCTTGGTGTTTAGAAACTTTAGGCCTAATTCCTAAGGAGTGAAATTTTTACCGTCCAAGTTTTGACTATCAAAGCGAGCATAACTTAACTCACATATAGATGTATTATGGACTAGATGTTTGTAGTTCGAATCCTATCAtgtgctaaaaaaaaaaactaaaaacaaaatcttcaaacaatgtttagagatttgaatttttaactTCTAAGTCGATAAAAACGAATTGTGTTTGTTTATTAATCTAGAAAGGAAGAgatttttttatgtatatataattactttttcaagaaaaattaaaatctgTAATTTCAATTCTATCTAATTAAACTTATTAGAattgattttagatttttttttttttttttttttttttttttgaaaagttattaaagaaaaaaatatggacaatttttttttaaagggcACGTTAACATATTTGATGAGTCTCTAAACTATATTGCATGTCTCTATTGCTTCAAATTTGTGTCTATGAATTTCCATCTTTCCTATCAAGATAGAGCACCACAAGGAACGGGGGAATGAAAAAGTCCCCCGCGTGCTCATTTTGCCTCTTTTGATCAATttgtccttaaactttcaaaattacaaatttagtcattaaactttagaaaattatccaaaataaacccctttaattttcacattaaaaaaatatcacttTTTCTAAAATCTTGTAGAATTGGTTTTTCTCGGGCCTTCTCAAGCAAGATCGGACCGAAGATTGTGttaattattttaacttttgaatATCAAATTCAATTGATAGGAAATGAATTTTATGAATATGCGCTCAGtaatataaaaataacataattattataataacccATTTGTCGGGAAAGAGATGGTTGGCTTGCTCAACAAGTTTCCTAGACGtgattcaaaatttttcctagtGTTTGGTCGTCCTCAAAACCCTCAGGTCTCATCTTTTTGCATACATTCaagaaaaacaaggtaaatgtagCGGTATTGTCTTTTGTAAAGTTGTAGTTGTTATTTGCATGCTACATTCTCGGTGAAAATTTAATAATCTCGGCCGAAATTGAGTATAATTCTACCAAGATTTAGCATAAGGATTGAAATCTCGGGAGAGATATTTATATAGTTGCACCGAAATTATGCAATATTCCCGATATTTTGACTgaatttatt comes from the Benincasa hispida cultivar B227 chromosome 5, ASM972705v1, whole genome shotgun sequence genome and includes:
- the LOC120077786 gene encoding pentatricopeptide repeat-containing protein At5g65560-like codes for the protein MLKPHKTPPRMCFHILFSLLGSRQSFNFSSEPHPSSPLSLSSTTDPFPELVSKISNILSGPNWERNLKLCHLTAKLKPHHVVKILETHKNTDSVLRFFYWVSRRNFFKHDMSCFISMLNRLVRDRLLAPADHVRILMIKSCRNEGEVKRVIQFLSEINTKYGFGYTLYSFNTLLIQLGKFEMVGLARDVYIEMLNSGIKPSLLTFNTMINILCKKGKVQEAELIMSEIFHYDACPDAFTYTSLILGHCRNQNLDLAFEMFDRMVKDGCDPNSVTYTTLINGLCSEGRLEEAMDLLEEMVEKGIEPTVYTYTIPIVSLCDAGRSSVAVELLGKMKKSRCAPNVQTFTALISGLSRDGKFQVAIGLYHKMLADGLVPTTVTYNALINQLCVEGRFETAITIFRWMVSHDSLPNTQTYNEIIKGFCSMADIQKAMVLFDKMLKAGPSPNVITYNTLIHGYCKQGYMNNAMRLLEMMKGNGFKPDVWTYTELISGFSKRGKLDQASSLFNEMLEHGVSPNQVTYTAMIDGYFTLEKVDDALALFGKMVESGNLPSSETYNVMISGFSKINRISEAENFCCKMVKQGLVPNVITYTSFIDGLCRNGRTDLAFKIFHEMEKRNYFPNLYTYSSLIYGLCQEGRAEDAERLLDEMEKKGVTPDEITFTSLMDGLVALGRIEHAFLLCRQMIDVGCRPNYRTFGVLLKGLQKGIQSLTEKVDAQHEIMHTCSSDEKCISTHTMYNLLARLSSYGCEPNVDTYTTLVRGLCGEGRCYEADQLVVSMKERGLQPSEELYHALLVGQCKNLEVESALKIFDSMVTIGFQPNLSAYKALICALCKANFRQEAECNFQIMLEKHWSSDEVVWTVLLDGLLKEGETDLSLKLLHVMESRNCAPNFQTYLMLARELSALGSSIEIPQVSKQLEIEKDKQ